The following proteins come from a genomic window of Halorussus halophilus:
- a CDS encoding glycosyltransferase translates to MSKNETETRTDESTVEPAAADAATDSGKQNGAVEASNESGAEPASERSEATETSEQGTDSDDETPPRRPVSKSTTAAGTAKQASEPTRAVVLPIYDEPVESWVGLVEELLAADWDEVVVCADDPGWSGSKALRDIDGEERVTLSVSDDRRGKGGALIDGLDASDADVIGFVDADGAIDVQELACLYRVVESGDADVAIGSRGISRERRAGQSTLRRAFAAGYSALARRATGVPVRDFQCGAKAFTREAWESVTAHNAEEGFSFDTELVARLYHRGFTIREVSIEWNDSGDSDVQLKSDVPKMLSSLQRIRRTRTAAPGRASTPGSQQVAMVSCHPPLQGHLSEYCEALATELGARDDVDLTVLAQCSDDAPSVEHRDDYVVRRVWQRDSARGTASLLRELVGNDYDVVHFNIHMTYFGTKNRYRFAGLALPPLISRLSDASVVTTLHDLLEVVDDQVVEEEIGVMERLGAVAATQMVLLGDATTVTSEEYLDVVTSRYQAPDVRHVPHGTFRTASERAAGERTTTELPDLDAPLRIMVFGHLGPTKDVETMVEAMEFVHEEVPDAELWIAGDSHPGYPGYREQLEKKFSGTPGVRFTGYVEDHEMDELWESASLLAMPYRTCTGVSGVFQLAKSYGRPVLAFDVEGMRTATVETGGSASFVPEGRPEEIASRIVELWDDRERLTEMASENAAASDEFTMADAAERFAEVYGECQTR, encoded by the coding sequence ATGAGCAAGAACGAAACCGAGACTCGAACAGACGAATCGACAGTCGAACCGGCCGCCGCGGACGCGGCGACCGATTCGGGGAAGCAAAACGGAGCGGTCGAAGCAAGTAACGAAAGCGGAGCGGAACCAGCGAGTGAACGGAGTGAAGCGACAGAAACGAGCGAACAGGGGACCGATTCGGACGACGAGACACCGCCGCGACGGCCCGTCTCGAAGTCCACGACAGCGGCCGGGACGGCGAAGCAAGCCAGCGAGCCGACCCGAGCCGTCGTCCTCCCCATCTACGACGAACCGGTCGAATCGTGGGTCGGACTCGTCGAGGAACTACTCGCGGCCGACTGGGACGAGGTCGTCGTCTGCGCCGACGACCCCGGTTGGTCGGGAAGCAAGGCACTTCGCGACATCGACGGCGAGGAGCGCGTGACGCTCTCGGTCAGCGACGACCGGCGGGGCAAAGGCGGCGCACTCATCGACGGCCTCGACGCCAGCGACGCCGACGTAATCGGCTTCGTGGACGCCGACGGTGCCATCGACGTGCAGGAGTTGGCCTGCCTCTACCGCGTAGTCGAGAGCGGCGACGCCGACGTGGCCATCGGTTCCCGGGGAATTTCGAGAGAGCGACGAGCGGGGCAATCGACGCTCCGGCGTGCGTTTGCCGCCGGATACAGCGCCCTCGCGAGACGTGCGACCGGCGTCCCAGTTCGGGACTTCCAGTGTGGTGCGAAGGCGTTCACTCGCGAGGCGTGGGAGAGCGTCACCGCTCACAACGCCGAGGAGGGGTTTTCGTTCGACACGGAACTGGTCGCCAGACTCTACCACCGCGGGTTCACCATCCGGGAAGTGTCCATCGAGTGGAACGACAGCGGCGACTCGGACGTGCAACTGAAGAGCGACGTGCCGAAGATGCTGTCGTCTCTCCAGCGCATTCGGCGCACTCGCACCGCCGCGCCGGGGCGTGCCTCGACGCCGGGAAGCCAGCAGGTAGCGATGGTGTCGTGTCATCCGCCGTTACAGGGCCACCTCTCGGAGTACTGCGAAGCCCTCGCAACCGAACTCGGGGCGCGCGACGACGTTGACCTGACCGTCCTCGCACAGTGTTCGGACGACGCGCCGAGCGTCGAACATCGCGACGACTACGTCGTCCGTCGCGTCTGGCAACGCGACTCGGCGAGAGGAACGGCGAGTCTGCTCCGCGAACTCGTCGGCAACGACTACGACGTGGTTCACTTCAACATCCACATGACATACTTCGGGACGAAGAACCGCTATCGGTTCGCGGGTCTCGCGCTCCCGCCGCTGATAAGCCGACTCTCCGACGCCTCGGTCGTGACGACGCTCCACGACCTGCTGGAAGTCGTGGACGACCAGGTGGTCGAAGAGGAAATCGGCGTGATGGAGCGACTCGGCGCGGTGGCGGCGACCCAGATGGTCCTGTTGGGCGACGCGACGACGGTCACTTCCGAGGAGTACTTGGACGTGGTGACGAGTCGGTATCAGGCTCCGGACGTTCGCCACGTACCACACGGGACGTTCCGGACGGCCAGCGAACGAGCGGCGGGTGAACGGACGACCACCGAGCTGCCAGACCTGGACGCTCCCTTGCGCATCATGGTGTTCGGTCACCTCGGGCCGACGAAGGACGTGGAGACGATGGTCGAAGCGATGGAGTTCGTCCACGAGGAGGTGCCCGACGCCGAACTCTGGATAGCGGGCGACTCCCATCCGGGGTACCCGGGCTACCGCGAGCAGTTGGAGAAGAAGTTCTCGGGCACGCCCGGCGTTCGGTTCACGGGCTACGTCGAAGACCACGAGATGGACGAACTCTGGGAGAGCGCGAGTCTACTGGCGATGCCGTATCGCACCTGCACGGGCGTCAGCGGCGTCTTCCAGTTGGCGAAGTCGTACGGGCGGCCAGTGCTCGCCTTCGACGTAGAAGGGATGCGAACCGCGACCGTCGAGACCGGCGGGAGCGCCTCGTTCGTGCCGGAGGGTCGCCCCGAGGAAATCGCGAGTCGAATCGTCGAGTTGTGGGACGACCGCGAGCGACTCACCGAGATGGCCAGCGAGAACGCCGCCGCCTCCGACGAGTTCACGATGGCCGACGCGGCCGAACGCTTCGCGGAGGTGTACGGCGAATGCCAGACGCGGTGA
- a CDS encoding sulfatase-like hydrolase/transferase, whose amino-acid sequence MTDGPVERLESAGMRAAGYLPNAVVRRLARPYNRVQRRRADRTFQAREREELAPATDAPQHVLVVVVDALRADTLDTSLTPFLHERSVETARTPAPWTFPAVSSLFTGQYPHEHGAMRQSDDANRGADDLVVPPQLPDDQQLLSDAFAAAGYDTYGAFAFHMPFFALSGRFERHALYDDAPAKELLADYRNWLDERSDERTFAYLHLGDLHEPVDPPGCYWLKHDVDDSIQNIRRWAFETETDPGSAARRYQAHRKRLYRAATDYVDDQLRELRNGLVRHVGDEFALVVTGDHGEAFWEHSSYDADNFVDSRPAHCVDHGGTPYECLTRVPLVVEGLDVEAGPTSLIDIAPTLCDALGHPNALSTSGKSLFEERPDDRVLLVEAARYGHEKKAAYSGDWKLLVSKGDDVAAGFSLPDEDPTDLPRDVERRLAETLPPWPDGTGADVSVSGIARDRLEDLGYV is encoded by the coding sequence GTGACGGACGGCCCGGTCGAACGACTCGAAAGCGCAGGAATGCGAGCGGCGGGCTACCTGCCGAACGCAGTCGTCCGGCGACTCGCTCGGCCGTACAACCGGGTACAGCGCAGACGGGCAGACAGAACATTCCAAGCCCGAGAGCGAGAGGAGTTGGCTCCCGCCACTGATGCCCCCCAACACGTCCTCGTGGTCGTCGTGGACGCGCTCCGCGCAGACACCCTCGACACCTCGCTGACGCCGTTCCTCCACGAGCGGTCGGTCGAGACCGCTCGCACGCCCGCGCCGTGGACGTTCCCCGCAGTCTCCTCGCTGTTCACAGGGCAGTACCCCCACGAACACGGAGCGATGCGCCAATCCGACGATGCAAATCGGGGGGCGGACGACCTCGTGGTGCCCCCGCAACTCCCCGACGACCAGCAGTTGCTCTCGGACGCGTTCGCCGCCGCGGGCTACGACACTTACGGCGCGTTCGCGTTCCATATGCCCTTCTTCGCGCTGTCGGGGCGGTTCGAGCGCCACGCGCTGTACGACGACGCACCAGCGAAGGAGTTGCTGGCTGACTATCGAAACTGGCTGGACGAGCGCAGCGACGAGCGAACCTTCGCATATCTGCATCTTGGCGACCTCCACGAACCCGTGGACCCGCCAGGGTGTTACTGGCTGAAACACGACGTAGACGACAGTATCCAAAATATTCGGCGGTGGGCGTTCGAGACGGAGACCGACCCCGGTTCGGCCGCGCGACGGTATCAGGCGCATCGAAAACGCCTCTACCGGGCCGCCACGGACTACGTGGACGACCAGCTCCGCGAGTTACGAAACGGACTCGTGCGCCACGTCGGAGACGAGTTCGCGCTGGTCGTCACTGGCGACCACGGCGAGGCGTTCTGGGAGCATTCGAGCTACGACGCCGACAACTTCGTGGACTCCAGACCGGCCCACTGCGTGGACCACGGCGGCACCCCCTACGAGTGTCTCACACGGGTGCCGTTGGTCGTCGAGGGCCTCGACGTAGAGGCGGGACCAACTTCGCTCATCGACATCGCGCCGACGCTCTGCGACGCGCTCGGACACCCCAACGCGCTCTCGACCAGCGGAAAATCGCTGTTCGAGGAGCGCCCGGACGACCGGGTGTTGCTCGTGGAGGCCGCGCGCTACGGCCACGAGAAGAAGGCCGCCTACTCTGGCGACTGGAAGCTCCTCGTCTCGAAGGGCGACGACGTGGCGGCAGGCTTCTCGCTCCCCGACGAAGACCCGACCGACCTCCCGAGAGACGTAGAACGGCGACTCGCCGAGACACTGCCACCGTGGCCGGACGGGACAGGTGCCGACGTGAGCGTCTCCGGCATCGCACGCGACAGACTGGAGGACCTCGGCTATGTCTGA
- a CDS encoding HVO_A0556 family zinc finger protein codes for MPDAVSEQQRAKKRRTARDALSRLADADCPLPNCEGTLSRGEFKDTDAVVCPDCETPAVRVWGEEP; via the coding sequence ATGCCAGACGCGGTGAGCGAGCAGCAGCGCGCGAAAAAGCGACGAACCGCCAGAGACGCACTCTCCCGACTCGCCGACGCCGACTGCCCGCTTCCGAACTGTGAGGGTACCCTATCGCGCGGCGAGTTCAAAGACACCGACGCGGTGGTCTGTCCGGACTGCGAGACGCCCGCAGTCCGCGTCTGGGGTGAGGAGCCGTGA